One window from the genome of Sulfodiicoccus acidiphilus encodes:
- a CDS encoding C2H2 type zinc finger domain-containing protein — translation MLCPVCEVRLGSFRGAAAHFSGEANRSDVGHVMWLNRNITKIKLEEGELEEELRSFFEFKDLKSWIIRRFVRRFYGDSPHPFLAAMQRPSRELLLGYVLEHQHFLRQWARSLAHVMASTEDDDVYRMELKNVSEEFVGYDGRLPHFELLIKMGESLGWDRGRILSTPPLRGTMDAIFTWRRIAETRSWIEIMAAMHCLELVAHKEIRKYGAKMTYFDPSILSDSKYPLEVREFLREGYEADVEHSEESLEVASKWAREKGVEEQTQVTVLKSLEAFDTYLTSRLERAYLLGEKIVG, via the coding sequence TTGCTGTGTCCGGTGTGTGAGGTAAGGCTGGGCTCTTTCAGGGGGGCCGCGGCGCATTTCAGCGGAGAAGCAAACAGAAGTGACGTAGGACACGTGATGTGGCTTAACAGGAACATAACGAAAATCAAGCTAGAAGAGGGAGAGCTGGAAGAGGAGTTGAGAAGTTTCTTCGAGTTCAAAGACCTGAAGAGCTGGATAATTCGCAGGTTCGTGAGGAGGTTCTACGGCGACAGTCCTCATCCTTTCCTTGCGGCCATGCAAAGGCCAAGTAGGGAACTTCTACTTGGCTACGTCTTAGAGCATCAGCACTTTCTTAGACAGTGGGCTAGGTCATTGGCCCACGTCATGGCTAGCACAGAAGACGACGATGTATACAGAATGGAGCTGAAGAATGTCAGCGAGGAGTTCGTCGGCTACGATGGTAGACTACCACACTTTGAGCTCCTAATCAAGATGGGAGAATCCCTCGGGTGGGACAGAGGAAGGATACTCTCTACACCTCCTCTTAGAGGCACGATGGACGCCATATTTACTTGGAGAAGAATAGCAGAGACTAGGAGCTGGATAGAGATTATGGCAGCTATGCATTGTCTAGAACTGGTGGCTCATAAGGAAATAAGGAAATACGGCGCTAAAATGACTTACTTCGACCCATCCATCCTAAGTGACAGTAAGTACCCTTTAGAGGTTAGAGAGTTCCTGAGGGAGGGGTACGAGGCCGACGTGGAACACTCAGAAGAGTCCCTAGAGGTCGCATCTAAGTGGGCGAGGGAGAAAGGTGTGGAGGAACAAACTCAAGTTACAGTTTTGAAATCGTTAGAAGCCTTCGACACCTACCTGACTTCTAGGCTTGAGAGGGCCTATCTTCTAGGTGAGAAGATTGTTGGTTGA
- a CDS encoding electron transfer flavoprotein subunit beta/FixA family protein: MNLVVGFKVVPDETLIRVSGGKLDLNVATKISTYDKNAIEEAVRIKEATGGKITGVTVGNTDRKVIREALSMGVDEVVAVSAQYTDVLGTATAVTEEVRSLNPDLVLFGETTTDGSTSGLGPMVAELWGVPVVTFVRSLKVEGKTVRAERSLTPVIEVVETELPAVITVTGEINTPRIPTLRQIMESSKKPVRSKEFRGTPVASLDSVEPYTVQRKRVVMEGKLEEVVPKLIEALRKEGVI; the protein is encoded by the coding sequence TTGAACTTAGTTGTAGGGTTCAAGGTCGTCCCCGACGAGACCCTTATTAGGGTCTCTGGAGGGAAACTGGACTTGAACGTGGCCACGAAAATTAGCACCTATGACAAGAATGCCATAGAGGAGGCCGTTAGGATCAAGGAGGCCACGGGAGGTAAGATCACCGGGGTCACCGTCGGTAATACAGACAGGAAGGTCATAAGAGAGGCACTCTCCATGGGAGTAGATGAGGTTGTGGCAGTATCGGCACAATACACGGACGTATTAGGTACAGCAACGGCCGTGACGGAGGAGGTGAGGTCCTTAAATCCCGATCTTGTGTTGTTCGGAGAGACCACGACGGATGGCTCGACCTCAGGCCTAGGGCCCATGGTGGCGGAGCTCTGGGGAGTTCCAGTCGTCACTTTCGTCCGCTCGCTGAAGGTAGAGGGTAAAACAGTCAGGGCGGAGAGGTCCCTCACTCCCGTCATAGAGGTGGTGGAGACCGAGTTGCCCGCGGTGATAACGGTGACTGGAGAGATAAACACGCCGAGGATACCCACCCTGAGGCAGATTATGGAGTCCTCCAAGAAGCCAGTGAGAAGTAAGGAGTTCAGAGGGACGCCAGTGGCCTCCTTGGATTCTGTGGAGCCTTACACCGTGCAGAGGAAGAGGGTTGTGATGGAAGGTAAGCTAGAAGAGGTGGTGCCCAAACTCATAGAAGCCCTCAGGAAGGAGGGAGTAATATGA
- a CDS encoding ferredoxin family protein encodes MSLLKRLGLNKYDVGSPHIQVNTEICRTCRDKPCVSVCPAGTYDPQPDGTIVAHYERCLECGAALVACPYGAITFKWPEQGVSYRYG; translated from the coding sequence GTGAGTCTGCTCAAGAGACTCGGACTCAACAAGTACGATGTGGGTAGTCCACACATCCAGGTGAACACCGAGATCTGTAGAACGTGTAGGGACAAGCCATGCGTCTCAGTGTGTCCGGCAGGGACTTACGACCCTCAACCCGACGGCACCATAGTAGCTCACTACGAGAGGTGCCTGGAGTGTGGAGCGGCTCTGGTAGCCTGTCCCTACGGCGCCATAACCTTCAAGTGGCCAGAGCAGGGTGTGTCATACAGGTACGGTTAA
- a CDS encoding electron transfer flavoprotein subunit alpha/FixB family protein: protein MIVVFSEDAENFKSAAALAQSLKDSIVGIAKQNMKYTDKLYVTDYDEDSVVELAVRESPTLVIGGDTKRDRTVAARVAARLRAAYAPSVSELSLKGDKYVVRRIGYSGVAVATLTLSRPAVITVGKSDRVPKEVETQFVEVPQSKGKVKLLERREGKGTVDLGSAKLIVSVGRGIGSKENVKYAQELADALGAALGGSRPVTAEMGWLPEDRQIGLSGTKVKPRLYLALGISGQPQHLAGMKDSGVVVAVNKDKNAPIAENCDYLVVADAVEFCKEMVKRLKG from the coding sequence ATGATAGTGGTGTTCTCTGAGGACGCGGAGAACTTCAAGTCAGCTGCTGCCCTAGCACAATCGCTAAAAGACTCCATCGTTGGGATAGCAAAGCAGAACATGAAATACACCGATAAACTCTACGTGACTGACTACGACGAGGACTCGGTAGTTGAACTGGCAGTTCGGGAATCTCCAACACTAGTAATAGGAGGTGACACTAAGAGGGACAGGACGGTGGCGGCCAGGGTCGCCGCTAGGCTTAGGGCGGCCTACGCACCGTCTGTCTCCGAACTTTCACTCAAGGGGGACAAGTACGTAGTAAGACGAATAGGTTACAGCGGAGTGGCGGTCGCGACCCTAACTCTCAGCAGGCCTGCAGTGATCACAGTGGGGAAAAGTGACAGGGTGCCTAAGGAAGTTGAGACTCAATTCGTCGAGGTGCCCCAATCCAAGGGCAAGGTCAAGCTCCTAGAAAGGAGAGAGGGTAAGGGGACTGTGGACCTAGGCTCGGCCAAGCTAATAGTCTCGGTGGGGAGAGGAATAGGCTCAAAGGAAAACGTCAAGTACGCCCAGGAGCTTGCTGACGCCTTGGGGGCGGCCCTAGGAGGAAGCAGGCCAGTCACGGCCGAGATGGGGTGGCTCCCTGAGGATAGACAAATCGGCCTCTCCGGAACGAAGGTGAAGCCGAGGCTCTACCTAGCACTTGGCATTTCAGGTCAGCCTCAACACCTGGCAGGAATGAAGGACTCTGGAGTGGTGGTGGCCGTAAACAAAGATAAGAACGCCCCTATCGCGGAGAACTGCGACTATCTGGTGGTAGCCGACGCTGTAGAGTTCTGCAAGGAGATGGTCAAGAGGTTGAAGGGATGA
- a CDS encoding FAD-dependent oxidoreductase translates to MSFDADLAVVGGGLGGLAAAISAAKEGLAVVVLERGPYSGSKNVSGGRIYVHSLLKLVPDALERAPLERPITRETYEVHCGERKVIFTFQRRNRESFSVLRVRLDQWLAKEAEANGALLSYETQVTGARREGGGITLETNRGEFKVPLVVEADGATAPLSRYLGIRRLRADHFMVGVKEVVSWTPDLPEDEGEAKVVLGLTPGLKGGGFVYTNRDSLSIGFTVKVESIQEKLVRTSELIEDFREALGVEGEVLEYSAHLIPYVGYGGMPPLSSPNLMVVGDAAGMLLSDGFVIRGMDLAIGAGTIAGKVAAKLRELNDYSRTYLYDKELEGTFVMRDLKSAWRSFKGLSNPRLYDKYPSVICDVLEAMFSVGDRRLLKVTEERLRGEGVGLTDAVRDLLWFV, encoded by the coding sequence ATGAGCTTCGATGCGGACCTTGCCGTAGTAGGGGGAGGTCTAGGGGGGCTTGCGGCCGCAATATCGGCCGCAAAGGAAGGGCTTGCAGTCGTAGTGTTAGAGAGAGGTCCTTACTCAGGCTCTAAGAACGTGTCGGGAGGGAGGATCTACGTCCACTCCCTCTTAAAGCTGGTGCCAGACGCGCTAGAAAGAGCTCCACTAGAGAGGCCGATCACTAGGGAGACCTACGAGGTACACTGTGGAGAAAGGAAGGTCATCTTCACCTTCCAGAGGAGGAATAGGGAAAGCTTCTCTGTTCTCAGGGTTAGGCTAGATCAGTGGCTCGCCAAGGAGGCCGAGGCCAATGGTGCTCTACTTTCTTATGAGACACAGGTAACCGGCGCGAGGAGAGAGGGGGGTGGAATAACCTTGGAGACCAACAGGGGTGAATTCAAGGTTCCCCTAGTGGTCGAAGCTGATGGTGCCACGGCGCCCCTCTCTCGATACCTAGGGATCAGAAGACTCAGGGCTGACCACTTCATGGTAGGTGTTAAGGAGGTGGTGTCTTGGACACCCGACCTTCCGGAGGACGAGGGGGAAGCCAAGGTCGTGTTGGGGCTAACCCCCGGACTCAAGGGGGGAGGGTTCGTGTATACTAACAGGGACTCCCTCTCAATAGGGTTTACGGTGAAGGTGGAGTCTATTCAGGAGAAGCTGGTGCGTACTAGTGAACTGATAGAAGACTTTAGGGAGGCCTTAGGAGTGGAGGGGGAGGTGCTCGAGTATTCCGCTCACCTCATTCCATATGTAGGCTACGGAGGTATGCCTCCCCTGAGTTCTCCCAATCTAATGGTGGTGGGAGACGCAGCAGGAATGTTGCTCAGCGACGGCTTCGTGATAAGGGGAATGGACCTAGCGATAGGTGCAGGAACTATCGCAGGCAAGGTAGCTGCAAAGCTCAGGGAACTCAACGACTACTCTAGAACATACCTTTATGATAAAGAACTGGAGGGAACCTTTGTGATGAGGGACTTGAAGTCCGCTTGGAGGTCGTTCAAGGGGCTCTCCAACCCTAGACTATACGACAAGTACCCAAGTGTTATATGTGACGTTCTGGAAGCGATGTTCTCAGTAGGCGACAGGAGGCTTCTGAAGGTGACAGAGGAGAGACTGAGGGGGGAGGGAGTGGGGTTAACTGATGCGGTGAGGGACCTGCTTTGGTTCGTGTGA
- a CDS encoding tyrosine-protein kinase family protein gives MRILLGGIKGGVGKTTLTLLLGRSLARRGRKVLIVDRDLIGWASKVLGVTNDEGLLNSVLEGRTDGYYASTHIGKGKLGVVRFYPVSHTFKTSVDFVLRKPELMEAVSKAYGELLLDEGYDLFIVDNPPNVLPSDPVVKLEVQAFYKWTKADVAHLYVSDPTQFGIEAVVRYAEYVQSDPELIPPVHRGLVVNMVRPLPDEEAMAQRKALEACERIMADLCGTIPFDDSLFDYGDRSEEYPEEVNNLAAQVAEWDDS, from the coding sequence GTGAGGATCCTCCTGGGCGGAATAAAAGGAGGTGTGGGGAAGACTACGCTTACGCTCCTACTTGGAAGGAGTCTGGCCAGGAGGGGACGAAAGGTCCTTATAGTGGACAGGGACCTCATTGGTTGGGCCTCGAAGGTCCTAGGCGTTACAAACGATGAGGGCCTGTTGAACTCAGTCCTAGAAGGGAGAACTGACGGGTACTACGCCTCCACGCACATAGGAAAAGGGAAACTAGGGGTCGTGAGGTTCTACCCAGTCTCTCACACTTTCAAGACTAGCGTGGACTTCGTTCTCAGGAAGCCTGAGTTGATGGAGGCCGTCTCTAAGGCCTACGGGGAACTTCTTTTAGACGAAGGATACGATCTCTTTATAGTGGACAATCCTCCTAACGTCCTTCCTTCAGATCCTGTAGTGAAGTTAGAGGTACAGGCCTTCTACAAGTGGACTAAGGCTGACGTGGCCCACCTCTACGTTTCTGACCCGACGCAGTTCGGGATTGAGGCCGTGGTCAGATACGCCGAATACGTACAGTCCGACCCAGAGCTGATTCCTCCAGTTCACAGAGGACTCGTCGTCAACATGGTGCGTCCACTTCCAGACGAAGAGGCTATGGCCCAGAGGAAAGCCTTGGAGGCTTGTGAGAGGATAATGGCAGACCTATGTGGGACCATACCTTTCGACGATTCTCTATTCGACTATGGGGACAGGTCAGAGGAATATCCGGAGGAGGTGAACAATCTCGCAGCACAAGTGGCCGAGTGGGACGACAGTTAA
- the acs gene encoding acetate--CoA ligase: MSDTILGEPLPFNEKIVLKNWIHRNVDEREYLDYHRKAVKEYQQHWEVIARELEWFSPWTKVVEETDKAHVFKWFVGGTTNISYLALDRHAKTWRRHKLAFIWEGEPVDEQGRPKEVRKFTYYDLWREVNRVAYAMRTKLGLKRGDRIAIYLPMIPELPIFMLAAARLGVIFTVIFSGFTAENIANRVNDLNASLIVTADGVYRRGKILRLKEIVDESLKFTPSVQRVVVVRRLGGELSLTQRDVTLDELLKGVPPNTYVDPERMESNEVLYVLYTSGTTGRPKGMIHDHGGYATLLHATMKWVFDARDDDVYFCTADIGWVTGHSYIVFGPLIEGLTSVMYEGTLDFPAPDRWWSIVERYGVTILYTSPTAVRTLMKFGDDLVKKHDLSTLRIIHSVGEPINPSAWRWLFEVVGGSRAPVGSTWWMTETGGIMISYLPGLMLVPMKPGSNGYPLPGIDVDVLDESGNPVKPGERGYLVIRNPWPGMPAAPTGVWGDHERYVKTYWSKYKDLFYAGDYAVKDSDGYIWVAGRADEVMKVSGHRIGTYELESVLVAHRAVSEAAVIGVPDEVKGEVPIAYVVLKTGNQPSEEMRKELVDWIRKNYGPIATPRALFFVNKLPKTRSGKIMRRLMRSVATNSPLGDTTTLEDASSVEEVRTAYEEFVKSIR, translated from the coding sequence GTGTCCGACACTATTTTGGGAGAACCTCTACCCTTCAATGAGAAAATTGTGTTGAAAAACTGGATCCACAGGAATGTGGACGAGAGGGAATACTTGGACTACCACAGGAAGGCCGTTAAAGAGTACCAGCAACACTGGGAGGTCATTGCTAGAGAATTGGAGTGGTTCAGCCCGTGGACGAAAGTAGTGGAGGAGACGGATAAAGCACATGTTTTTAAGTGGTTTGTCGGAGGGACTACCAACATTTCCTACCTCGCCCTGGATAGACACGCAAAAACGTGGAGAAGGCACAAGCTAGCGTTCATCTGGGAGGGGGAACCGGTGGACGAACAGGGCAGACCTAAAGAGGTCAGGAAGTTCACCTATTACGACCTGTGGAGGGAAGTCAACAGAGTCGCCTACGCCATGAGGACGAAGTTGGGACTTAAGAGGGGCGACAGGATCGCGATTTACCTTCCAATGATACCAGAGCTCCCCATATTCATGTTAGCGGCGGCTAGACTGGGAGTGATATTCACTGTGATATTTAGCGGCTTTACGGCAGAGAACATAGCCAACAGGGTGAACGACCTCAACGCCAGCCTAATAGTGACTGCCGATGGGGTCTACAGAAGAGGAAAGATCCTCAGACTCAAGGAGATCGTGGACGAGTCGTTGAAGTTTACCCCGTCGGTCCAAAGGGTGGTAGTAGTAAGACGTCTAGGTGGAGAGTTGTCCCTCACCCAGAGGGACGTAACGTTGGACGAACTGTTGAAAGGTGTTCCTCCCAATACCTATGTTGACCCCGAGAGAATGGAGAGCAACGAAGTCCTCTACGTGCTATACACCTCAGGCACCACCGGGAGACCGAAGGGCATGATCCACGACCACGGTGGGTACGCTACTCTGCTTCACGCTACTATGAAGTGGGTTTTCGACGCCAGGGACGACGATGTTTACTTCTGTACGGCGGACATAGGCTGGGTGACTGGGCACTCTTATATAGTATTCGGACCACTCATAGAGGGACTCACCTCTGTCATGTACGAAGGGACGTTAGACTTCCCAGCCCCTGACAGGTGGTGGTCAATAGTCGAGAGATATGGCGTCACCATACTTTACACCTCCCCCACGGCAGTCAGAACCTTGATGAAGTTCGGCGACGACTTGGTGAAGAAGCACGACCTGTCAACACTGAGGATAATACACTCGGTAGGTGAGCCCATAAATCCTTCGGCGTGGAGGTGGCTCTTCGAAGTCGTTGGGGGTAGTAGAGCCCCGGTGGGTTCAACTTGGTGGATGACAGAGACCGGAGGAATAATGATAAGTTACTTGCCTGGACTGATGTTGGTTCCCATGAAGCCGGGCTCAAACGGTTATCCTCTCCCAGGTATAGATGTGGACGTTTTAGACGAGTCTGGAAACCCTGTCAAGCCTGGGGAGAGAGGTTACCTCGTCATAAGGAACCCCTGGCCCGGGATGCCAGCAGCGCCCACTGGGGTGTGGGGAGATCATGAGAGGTACGTTAAGACTTACTGGTCCAAGTATAAGGACTTATTCTACGCTGGAGACTACGCTGTCAAGGACTCTGACGGTTACATATGGGTGGCCGGCAGGGCTGACGAGGTGATGAAAGTGTCGGGACATAGAATTGGGACGTATGAACTCGAGTCAGTCCTCGTTGCACACAGGGCAGTCTCGGAGGCCGCTGTAATAGGGGTACCAGACGAGGTCAAGGGTGAGGTTCCCATAGCTTACGTGGTTCTGAAAACAGGGAACCAGCCCAGCGAAGAGATGAGGAAGGAGTTGGTAGACTGGATAAGGAAGAATTACGGTCCAATAGCCACTCCGAGGGCCCTTTTCTTCGTCAATAAACTGCCAAAAACGAGGTCGGGGAAGATAATGCGGAGGTTGATGAGGTCCGTAGCTACGAACTCACCTCTAGGGGACACTACAACCCTCGAGGACGCGAGCTCGGTGGAAGAAGTGAGGACAGCTTACGAGGAATTCGTGAAGTCAATAAGGTGA
- a CDS encoding STK_08120 family protein produces MDIVWHEIKNSHDPEVVYSIVSDPEFFLTRVIEVDGLQRVGEDTYSGKVTGMKVRITVYRGAENTTFIFYMEPTGFARFTKGKVVRKFVVRKGESSVLVEFEKQLAVDAVWDQDAALLKTTLDRAVEELQRNGDEIIRMERVKRKI; encoded by the coding sequence ATGGACATCGTTTGGCACGAAATAAAGAATAGCCACGATCCGGAAGTAGTCTACTCCATTGTCTCGGACCCAGAATTCTTCCTGACCAGAGTAATAGAGGTGGACGGACTTCAGAGAGTGGGTGAGGATACTTACTCAGGCAAAGTCACTGGAATGAAGGTTAGAATAACGGTTTACAGGGGGGCGGAGAACACAACCTTCATATTCTACATGGAGCCAACAGGCTTTGCCAGGTTTACGAAGGGGAAGGTTGTCAGGAAGTTCGTGGTGAGGAAAGGGGAATCCTCGGTGTTAGTCGAGTTTGAGAAGCAGCTTGCAGTGGATGCGGTCTGGGACCAAGACGCCGCGCTCTTGAAAACTACCCTAGATAGGGCGGTAGAGGAACTGCAGAGGAACGGCGACGAAATAATAAGAATGGAGAGAGTCAAGAGGAAGATCTGA
- a CDS encoding TA0938 family protein: MLVEGSGCALCGASWGNVWRDVEGTRLFFCCEVCAVGFTNFVERAKRDAGWSKVDRVRIVGDFRGRKGSVESGGERRVYFFTLNSDGSLRTFLRTE; the protein is encoded by the coding sequence TTGTTGGTTGAAGGTAGTGGCTGCGCCCTCTGTGGGGCTAGCTGGGGGAACGTCTGGAGGGACGTTGAGGGAACTAGGCTATTCTTCTGTTGTGAAGTGTGTGCAGTCGGTTTCACCAACTTCGTAGAACGTGCAAAGAGGGACGCCGGATGGAGCAAGGTCGACAGAGTGAGGATAGTAGGAGACTTCAGGGGGAGGAAAGGAAGTGTGGAGAGCGGTGGAGAGAGGAGAGTTTACTTCTTCACCTTGAACTCCGACGGTTCCCTGAGGACTTTTCTTAGGACGGAGTAG
- a CDS encoding ATP-binding cassette domain-containing protein, whose protein sequence is MFVVGGVEIDQGERVALLGKSGSGKTSLIRAAICLKEGPRPVLDGQDFCSSPDYSKVSAVGQEPAWQVLAESSKEELSLISRYHPVDFKVAQNLMGPYFDTPFNRLSDGYKRRFVLSSVLAGEPKYLLLDEPLSNLDDEAVKLVSSSFPSTSLIAEHRVKDLRALVQRAYVIEGKAKEIELDLLWSERFLKSHGLRGFRVFREKRPLGEVLLSAEVKGIKLEVRKREVLCIVGPNGAGKTTTIRELSRKGVRPVFQSPDLQFFFRTVKDEVGSSEAMQLFQLTDKASRSPYSLSFGEKMRVLMASALASEAKVVAFDEPSAGMDGDALVSFVKALELMVEQDRGVVVATHDSDVIDLCDSTIRLSWSSW, encoded by the coding sequence GTGTTTGTCGTTGGTGGCGTTGAAATAGACCAAGGAGAGAGGGTGGCCCTCTTAGGTAAGAGCGGCTCTGGTAAAACTAGTCTGATAAGGGCAGCCATATGTCTTAAGGAAGGACCGAGGCCGGTCCTAGACGGCCAGGACTTCTGCTCCAGTCCAGACTACTCTAAAGTGTCTGCAGTCGGTCAGGAACCAGCGTGGCAGGTGTTAGCTGAGAGCAGCAAAGAGGAGCTCTCATTAATATCCAGATATCATCCAGTAGACTTTAAGGTGGCTCAAAACCTGATGGGTCCTTACTTTGATACGCCCTTCAACAGGCTCTCCGATGGATACAAGAGGAGGTTCGTTCTATCGTCTGTGCTCGCTGGCGAACCTAAATACCTCCTCCTAGACGAACCTCTGTCCAACTTAGACGACGAAGCCGTCAAATTAGTGTCATCATCCTTTCCTTCGACCTCCCTCATAGCGGAACACAGGGTTAAGGACTTGAGAGCTTTAGTCCAGAGGGCATACGTAATTGAGGGGAAGGCCAAGGAAATAGAATTAGATTTATTGTGGAGTGAACGCTTCCTTAAGTCTCACGGCCTCCGTGGCTTCAGGGTCTTCAGGGAGAAGAGGCCCCTAGGTGAGGTTCTATTAAGCGCAGAAGTGAAGGGAATCAAGTTAGAAGTCCGGAAAAGGGAGGTACTGTGTATAGTGGGCCCTAATGGAGCGGGCAAGACAACTACAATCAGAGAACTCTCCAGAAAGGGAGTGAGACCAGTCTTCCAAAGTCCAGACTTGCAATTCTTTTTCAGGACGGTCAAGGACGAAGTTGGATCTAGTGAAGCTATGCAGCTCTTTCAGCTTACCGACAAGGCCTCCAGGAGCCCTTATTCTCTTAGTTTCGGTGAGAAAATGAGAGTACTCATGGCCTCAGCGCTGGCGTCAGAGGCTAAAGTAGTGGCCTTCGACGAACCCTCAGCTGGAATGGACGGAGACGCTCTCGTCTCTTTTGTTAAGGCGCTGGAGCTAATGGTCGAGCAGGATAGAGGAGTTGTAGTGGCTACACACGACTCAGACGTAATTGACCTGTGCGATAGTACAATAAGGCTGAGCTGGAGTAGTTGGTAG